The Propionibacterium freudenreichii subsp. freudenreichii genome contains a region encoding:
- a CDS encoding 2-oxoacid:acceptor oxidoreductase subunit alpha: protein MRQGADVNPGQQTPQRQRLNRVVIRFAGDSGDGMQLTGDRFGAESAEHGNDIATLPDYPAEIRAPQGTIAGVSSFQIQFADEDIVTPGEHVDVLVAMNPAALRANLADVVRGGLVIVDKHSFAKRALEKAGYQADPLTDGSLEGYQLVEVDITTLTATAVSAFETSRRGAARSRNMFALGLVSWLYGRPTEDTVHWLGETFASRPSVRDANIAALRAGENYGENTEQFAVRYEVPPAPVPAGRYRRITGNLATAYGLMVGAARAGMTLFVGSYPITPASDILHELSKRKAFGVITVQAEDEIAGIGAALGASLGGALGVTTTSGPGFALKQEMINLAVMTELPLVIVDVQRSGPSTGMPTKTEQGDLLQALWGRNGESPLPVFAPSSPSDCFQVTVDACRAAVENRTPVVLLTDAFLANGAEPWQVPDLSQIAPIDPHFATGPNGFDEKGKPTFLPYKRDPQTLARDWALPGTVGAEHRLGGLEKSVEAGTVSYDPANHEQMVHTRAERVARIPVPDALVDDPEGEADLLVVGWGSSWGPITAAVRDLRAAGRHVAQVQLRTLNPLPANLDQVLHRYRRVIAPEVNLGQLALVLRAKYLVDVRTFSKVRGQPLPVGELTQYLAGHLDEIEQEARR, encoded by the coding sequence ATGCGTCAAGGAGCAGATGTGAACCCGGGGCAGCAGACACCACAGCGCCAGCGACTCAATCGGGTGGTGATTCGTTTCGCCGGCGACTCGGGTGATGGCATGCAGCTCACCGGCGACCGGTTCGGCGCCGAATCAGCAGAACACGGCAACGACATCGCCACCCTGCCCGACTATCCCGCCGAGATCCGGGCTCCCCAGGGCACGATCGCCGGCGTCAGCAGCTTCCAGATCCAATTCGCCGACGAGGACATCGTGACCCCCGGCGAGCACGTCGACGTGCTGGTGGCCATGAACCCCGCGGCGCTGCGGGCGAACCTGGCCGATGTGGTGCGCGGCGGGCTGGTGATCGTCGACAAGCACTCGTTCGCCAAGCGGGCCCTCGAGAAGGCCGGTTACCAGGCCGATCCGCTCACCGACGGCTCCCTGGAGGGCTACCAGCTGGTCGAGGTGGACATCACCACGCTGACCGCCACCGCCGTGTCGGCCTTCGAGACCAGCCGGCGCGGTGCCGCCCGCAGCCGCAATATGTTCGCCCTCGGATTGGTCAGCTGGCTGTACGGACGTCCCACCGAGGACACCGTGCACTGGCTGGGCGAGACCTTCGCCTCACGTCCCAGCGTGCGCGACGCCAATATCGCCGCGCTGCGTGCCGGCGAGAACTATGGCGAGAACACCGAGCAGTTCGCGGTGCGCTACGAGGTGCCGCCGGCGCCGGTGCCGGCCGGGCGCTACCGCCGCATCACCGGCAACCTGGCCACCGCCTACGGGCTCATGGTCGGCGCCGCCCGGGCCGGGATGACGCTGTTCGTCGGCTCGTATCCGATCACGCCGGCCTCCGACATCCTGCACGAGCTGTCGAAGCGCAAGGCATTCGGCGTGATCACCGTGCAGGCCGAGGACGAGATCGCCGGCATCGGTGCCGCACTGGGCGCCTCCCTTGGCGGAGCACTGGGCGTCACCACCACCTCCGGCCCCGGCTTCGCGCTGAAGCAGGAGATGATCAACCTGGCGGTGATGACCGAGCTGCCGCTGGTGATCGTCGACGTGCAGCGCTCCGGCCCGTCCACCGGCATGCCCACCAAGACCGAGCAGGGAGACCTGCTCCAGGCGTTGTGGGGACGCAACGGGGAATCACCCCTGCCGGTGTTCGCCCCCAGTTCCCCGTCCGACTGCTTCCAAGTGACCGTGGACGCCTGCCGCGCCGCGGTGGAGAACCGCACCCCGGTGGTGCTGCTCACCGATGCCTTCCTGGCCAACGGCGCCGAGCCCTGGCAGGTGCCCGACCTTTCGCAGATCGCACCGATCGACCCGCACTTCGCCACCGGACCCAACGGCTTCGACGAGAAGGGCAAGCCCACCTTCCTGCCCTACAAGCGCGACCCGCAGACCCTCGCCCGCGACTGGGCGCTGCCCGGCACCGTGGGCGCCGAACACCGCCTCGGCGGCCTGGAGAAGTCGGTTGAGGCGGGCACGGTGAGCTACGACCCGGCCAACCACGAGCAGATGGTGCACACCCGCGCCGAGCGCGTCGCACGCATCCCGGTGCCCGACGCGCTGGTCGACGACCCCGAAGGCGAGGCCGACCTGCTGGTGGTGGGTTGGGGCTCCTCGTGGGGCCCGATCACCGCCGCCGTGCGCGACCTGCGCGCTGCCGGACGCCACGTCGCCCAGGTGCAGTTGCGCACGCTGAACCCGTTGCCGGCCAACCTCGACCAGGTGCTGCACCGCTATCGCCGCGTCATCGCCCCCGAGGTGAACCTCGGCCAGCTGGCGCTGGTGCTGCGTGCCAAGTACCTGGTGGACGTGCGCACCTTCAGCAAGGTGCGCGGACAACCCCTACCGGTGGGTGAGCTGACGCAATACCTGGCCGGACATCTGGACGAGATCGAACAGGAGGCCCGTCGATGA
- a CDS encoding polyprenyl synthetase family protein: MDAVERRLSAITLTAANPFLAEAAEHIIAAGGKRFRPMLVAVTSQLGPQPNDAAAQIAAVVVELTHVASLYHDDVMDDAALRRGVPSANAAYGNSTAIMVGDWLFARASNQVATLGNDFVRMQADTFAELVTGQIDEMRGPQPGHDAMLHYLNVVAGKTGALIRTSAVFGAMTSGASREVLDALAQFGMQIGVVFQLADDLMDIMSDDSGKAPGTDLREGVSTLPTLMLAASEDSDDDELKSLIAGDLADDDVLARTLAMLRANHVIEEARADIVQRAELARKQLDLLPDGAATRALSRLCDEVVSRSN, from the coding sequence CTGGATGCGGTGGAACGGCGCCTCAGCGCGATCACGCTGACGGCAGCCAATCCCTTCCTGGCTGAGGCGGCCGAGCACATCATCGCGGCCGGGGGCAAGCGCTTCCGCCCGATGCTCGTGGCGGTCACCAGCCAGCTGGGGCCGCAGCCCAACGACGCGGCGGCGCAGATCGCGGCCGTCGTGGTGGAGCTGACCCATGTGGCCTCGCTCTACCACGATGACGTGATGGACGATGCGGCATTGCGCCGCGGGGTCCCCAGCGCCAATGCGGCGTACGGCAATTCGACCGCCATCATGGTGGGTGACTGGTTGTTCGCCCGGGCCTCCAACCAGGTGGCCACATTGGGCAACGACTTCGTGCGGATGCAGGCCGACACCTTCGCCGAACTGGTCACCGGCCAGATCGACGAGATGCGCGGCCCCCAGCCCGGTCATGACGCGATGTTGCACTATCTCAACGTGGTGGCCGGCAAGACCGGGGCGTTGATCCGCACGTCGGCGGTGTTCGGCGCCATGACCAGTGGCGCAAGCCGTGAGGTGCTCGATGCGCTGGCGCAGTTCGGCATGCAGATCGGCGTGGTCTTCCAGCTTGCCGACGACCTGATGGACATCATGTCGGACGATTCCGGCAAGGCCCCCGGCACTGACCTGCGCGAGGGCGTCTCGACCCTGCCGACGCTCATGCTGGCCGCCAGCGAGGATTCCGACGACGATGAGCTGAAGTCGTTGATCGCCGGCGACCTGGCCGACGACGACGTGCTGGCGCGCACCCTGGCGATGCTGCGTGCCAACCATGTGATCGAGGAGGCGCGTGCAGATATCGTGCAGCGCGCCGAACTGGCCCGCAAGCAGCTGGACCTGTTGCCCGATGGTGCCGCGACCCGCGCGCTGTCGCGCCTGTGCGATGAGGTGGTCAGCCGCTCGAACTGA
- the nuoN gene encoding NADH-quinone oxidoreductase subunit NuoN: MHTPTIEYGLIAPLIVLIVGAIVSVLAEAFIKRGKRFSVQFAIAVITMAVALGLVCFDWSSQPGAAVMGALSIDGPTRAVWMLLLSFGLLSALLYGERRIGGGASSFAPQGHTVPGSLAERQAIAARQENSEVFALLEMSLFGMLVFSAANDLLTMFVALEILSLPLYVMCALARRRRLLSQEAALKYFMLGAMSSAFFLFGAALLYGYTGSFNFALMDRSITLSTESIGLLLAGTALVTSGVLFKVGAVPFHNWVPDVYTGAPTPVTGFMAICTKIAAFAGLLRVLYVALGGARWDWQLVLVVIALATMLIGAVVGLAQTDVKRLLAYSSIAHAGFIMIAVVGAVTAAGGLAAGESGSVSSVMYYLAAYGLATLGAFAILPMVRRVGGEANGFDAWAGLGRRRPVLAVIMTLFLASMAGIPLTGGFIGKLLAFSAGWQGGYAWLAVVAICLSVVTAAYYFRVVWIMFFKEPDMEVDVVKAGWPTWLVIIIGVVGTVVLGIAPGPVLDLFTGAAQFLR, encoded by the coding sequence ATGCACACTCCCACGATTGAATACGGGCTGATCGCTCCGCTCATCGTCCTGATTGTCGGAGCCATTGTCTCGGTGCTCGCCGAGGCCTTCATCAAGCGCGGCAAGCGCTTCAGCGTGCAGTTCGCGATCGCCGTGATCACCATGGCCGTCGCGCTCGGCCTGGTCTGCTTCGACTGGTCGTCGCAGCCTGGGGCCGCCGTGATGGGTGCGCTGTCGATCGACGGTCCCACCCGCGCGGTGTGGATGCTGCTGCTGTCGTTCGGGCTGCTCTCGGCGCTGCTCTATGGCGAGCGTCGCATCGGCGGCGGGGCAAGTTCCTTCGCCCCGCAGGGCCATACGGTGCCCGGCAGCCTGGCTGAGCGCCAGGCCATCGCCGCGCGCCAGGAGAACTCCGAGGTCTTCGCACTGCTGGAGATGTCACTGTTCGGCATGCTGGTGTTCTCGGCCGCCAACGACCTGCTCACCATGTTCGTGGCACTGGAGATCCTCTCGCTGCCGCTGTACGTGATGTGTGCCCTGGCGCGCCGTCGCCGCCTGCTGTCGCAGGAGGCCGCGCTGAAGTACTTCATGCTCGGCGCCATGTCGAGTGCCTTCTTCCTGTTCGGCGCCGCGCTGCTGTACGGCTACACGGGAAGCTTCAACTTCGCGCTGATGGATCGTTCCATCACCCTGTCCACCGAGTCGATCGGGCTGTTGCTCGCCGGCACCGCGCTGGTCACCTCCGGCGTGCTGTTCAAGGTGGGCGCGGTGCCCTTCCACAACTGGGTTCCCGACGTCTACACCGGCGCCCCGACCCCGGTCACCGGCTTCATGGCCATCTGCACCAAGATCGCCGCCTTCGCCGGCCTGCTGCGCGTGCTCTACGTCGCGCTCGGCGGGGCCCGCTGGGACTGGCAGCTGGTGCTGGTGGTCATCGCCCTGGCCACCATGCTGATTGGTGCTGTCGTCGGCCTGGCACAGACCGACGTGAAGCGCCTGCTGGCCTACTCGTCCATCGCGCATGCCGGCTTCATCATGATTGCGGTGGTTGGCGCCGTGACCGCTGCTGGTGGCCTAGCCGCCGGCGAGTCCGGCTCCGTGTCCAGCGTGATGTACTACCTGGCCGCCTACGGCCTGGCGACGCTGGGAGCCTTCGCGATCCTGCCCATGGTGCGGCGTGTCGGCGGCGAGGCCAATGGCTTCGACGCATGGGCCGGGCTGGGCAGGCGTCGTCCCGTGCTCGCGGTGATCATGACGCTGTTCCTGGCCTCCATGGCAGGCATCCCGCTCACCGGTGGCTTCATCGGCAAGCTGCTGGCCTTCAGCGCGGGCTGGCAGGGCGGCTACGCCTGGCTGGCCGTCGTGGCCATCTGCCTGTCGGTCGTGACCGCGGCCTACTACTTCCGCGTCGTGTGGATCATGTTCTTCAAGGAACCTGACATGGAAGTTGACGTGGTCAAGGCTGGCTGGCCCACCTGGCTGGTCATCATCATCGGCGTTGTCGGTACTGTTGTTCTCGGCATTGCGCCGGGGCCGGTACTTGACCTGTTCACCGGCGCAGCACAGTTCCTGCGCTGA
- a CDS encoding 2-oxoacid:ferredoxin oxidoreductase subunit beta, whose amino-acid sequence MSIDATQADEQANGLLGVPLATTPLNRKDFVTEEPRWCPGCGDYSILSAFQQVLPELGIARENTMVVSGIGCSSRLPYYLNSYGIHSIHGRATTLATGLAVTRPDLAVFVVTGDGDALSIGGNHLLHALRRNVNITILLFNNRIYGLTKGQYSPTSAVGQVTKSSPMGAPDRPVNPVSYALGSEATFVARSLDSDREHLVSTIAAAAHHRGASLVEIYQNCPVFNDGAFEALKGPGADEAVIPLVAGEQIRFGTDRELCVVPDANGGVRIAKVSEVKEADIVVHDPTNPDPTRAFALSRLTDSGVMHRAPMGIFRDISLPSYDDQVRTQITQATHGEANPSSDPALQNLINGTDTWLVE is encoded by the coding sequence ATGAGCATCGACGCGACACAGGCAGACGAGCAGGCCAATGGCCTGCTCGGGGTTCCGCTGGCGACCACGCCACTGAACCGCAAGGACTTCGTCACCGAGGAGCCCCGCTGGTGCCCCGGCTGCGGGGACTATTCGATCCTGTCGGCCTTCCAGCAGGTGTTGCCCGAGCTGGGGATCGCCCGCGAGAACACGATGGTGGTCTCGGGCATCGGCTGCTCGTCGCGGCTGCCCTATTACCTGAACAGCTATGGCATCCACTCGATCCATGGCCGGGCCACGACGCTGGCCACGGGCCTGGCGGTCACCCGTCCCGACCTGGCGGTGTTCGTGGTGACCGGCGACGGCGACGCCCTGTCCATCGGCGGAAACCACCTGCTGCATGCGCTGCGGCGCAATGTGAACATCACCATCCTGCTGTTCAACAACCGCATCTACGGCCTGACCAAGGGCCAGTACTCCCCCACCTCCGCCGTGGGCCAGGTCACGAAGTCGAGCCCGATGGGCGCGCCGGATCGTCCCGTGAACCCGGTGTCCTATGCGCTCGGCTCGGAGGCCACCTTCGTGGCGCGCTCACTGGATTCCGACCGCGAGCACCTGGTGTCGACCATTGCAGCCGCCGCCCACCATCGCGGTGCGAGCCTGGTGGAGATCTACCAGAACTGCCCCGTGTTCAACGACGGTGCCTTCGAGGCGCTGAAGGGCCCCGGGGCCGACGAGGCAGTGATCCCGCTGGTGGCCGGCGAGCAGATCCGCTTCGGCACCGACCGCGAGCTGTGCGTGGTGCCCGACGCCAACGGCGGGGTGCGCATCGCGAAGGTCTCCGAGGTCAAGGAGGCCGACATCGTGGTGCACGATCCCACCAATCCCGATCCCACCCGGGCGTTCGCGCTGAGTCGGCTCACCGATTCCGGGGTCATGCACCGGGCTCCGATGGGGATCTTCCGCGACATCTCGCTGCCCAGTTATGACGACCAGGTGCGCACCCAGATCACGCAGGCCACCCATGGCGAGGCCAACCCCTCGTCGGATCCGGCGCTGCAGAACCTGATCAACGGCACCGATACCTGGTTGGTCGAATAG
- a CDS encoding NADH-quinone oxidoreductase subunit M, with the protein MTFPWLTVLGLLPLLGSVIVFALRGRGGKVAAMVFSLVTLVVGVATFFMTGLTEKVSWISPIGAWYALDLDGMSKVLVLLTVILVPIVLIAEWHVGDSSTQNQNAADTTSQVAPARWSSETFMALALMLEGFTLYVFMASDLLLFYIFFEATLIPMYFLIAGWGGARRAAAAMKFLLFSLFGGFVLLLGVIGMYAVSAGAGKPSLLTADLAGLSMGQGMERWLFVAFFIAFAIKAPMVPVHTWLPDAAEQARPGASTLLVATLDKIGTFGMIRFCLAFFPEATKWASPFVLVLAVISIFYGAFMAIGSKNLLRLVAYTSVSHFGFMVLGIFSFTTESIAGSIFYMLAHGFSAAAMFLVVGFLIDRRGSALIADFGGAQKLVPLIAGVYLTAGLATLGLPGLANFAGEYMIMAGVWQRHLVFVAVAVVATVLAAVYIMLSYQRVFTGPATEQSEKHMTHDLTGRERLVIAPLIALLLFFGCVPKPTFDVVNPTAKEAMVQVSMVDPQPTVKRGK; encoded by the coding sequence ATGACTTTCCCCTGGCTCACGGTTCTGGGTCTGCTGCCGCTCCTTGGCTCCGTCATCGTCTTCGCATTGCGCGGACGTGGCGGCAAGGTGGCCGCAATGGTGTTCTCGCTGGTCACCCTCGTGGTGGGCGTGGCGACCTTCTTCATGACCGGACTGACCGAAAAGGTCAGTTGGATCTCGCCGATCGGCGCATGGTACGCACTCGACCTGGACGGCATGTCCAAGGTGCTGGTGCTGCTCACCGTCATCCTGGTTCCCATCGTGCTGATCGCCGAATGGCATGTCGGTGATTCCTCGACGCAGAACCAGAACGCCGCCGACACCACCTCGCAGGTGGCCCCGGCGCGTTGGTCGAGCGAGACCTTCATGGCGCTGGCCCTGATGCTGGAGGGCTTCACCCTCTATGTGTTCATGGCCTCCGACCTGCTGCTCTTCTACATCTTCTTCGAGGCAACCCTCATCCCGATGTACTTCCTCATCGCCGGATGGGGCGGCGCCCGACGTGCCGCAGCGGCGATGAAGTTCCTGCTGTTCAGCCTGTTCGGTGGCTTCGTGCTGCTGCTCGGCGTGATCGGCATGTACGCCGTGTCGGCCGGTGCCGGCAAGCCCAGCCTGCTCACCGCCGACCTCGCCGGCCTGTCGATGGGCCAGGGCATGGAGCGCTGGCTGTTCGTCGCCTTCTTCATCGCCTTCGCGATCAAGGCCCCGATGGTGCCGGTGCACACCTGGTTGCCCGACGCCGCCGAGCAGGCGAGGCCCGGTGCCTCGACCCTGCTGGTGGCCACGCTCGACAAGATCGGCACCTTCGGGATGATCCGCTTCTGCCTGGCCTTCTTCCCGGAGGCCACCAAGTGGGCGTCACCGTTCGTGCTGGTGCTGGCCGTGATCTCGATCTTCTACGGCGCCTTCATGGCGATCGGTTCGAAGAACCTGCTGCGACTGGTGGCCTACACCTCGGTGAGCCACTTCGGCTTCATGGTGCTCGGCATCTTCTCGTTCACCACCGAGTCGATCGCCGGTTCGATCTTCTACATGCTGGCCCACGGATTCAGCGCTGCGGCGATGTTCCTGGTGGTCGGCTTCCTGATCGACCGCCGCGGCAGCGCACTGATCGCCGACTTCGGTGGCGCACAGAAGCTCGTGCCACTGATCGCGGGCGTCTACCTGACGGCCGGCCTGGCGACGCTCGGCCTGCCCGGCCTGGCGAACTTCGCCGGCGAGTACATGATCATGGCCGGCGTCTGGCAGCGTCACCTGGTGTTCGTTGCGGTGGCCGTGGTCGCCACGGTGCTTGCCGCGGTCTACATCATGCTGTCGTACCAGCGCGTGTTCACCGGGCCCGCCACGGAGCAGAGCGAGAAGCACATGACGCACGACCTCACCGGTCGCGAGCGTCTGGTGATCGCACCGCTGATCGCCCTGCTGCTGTTCTTCGGGTGCGTCCCCAAGCCAACGTTCGACGTCGTGAACCCGACTGCGAAGGAAGCAATGGTTCAGGTTTCCATGGTCGATCCTCAGCCCACTGTGAAGAGGGGTAAGTGA
- a CDS encoding DUF805 domain-containing protein, whose translation MSFGEAVSTCLRKFADPNGRASRAEFWYFYLALLLGNVGAFLLATLVSIVVPPVGGGLFLLILVANVVSLIPLLCVQARRFHDQDLSGALVLLNLFFLVIPLVFMCLEGTRGPNRHGPDPRWGDDAGYGPALYGPGQGGYALPAPDVSYGQPGYGPQPGYGQPDAPGFGQQAYGQGYEQSTWGRADYAQPGYGHQQAAPAWRPDASVPPSPAFGQQGAQPDPDARSYYPDGSRDVPGEPSAAPAGGPDPAPHQSSPFPPASSYPTGGNGYPASPVRPGTQVGPQAQPTQEPAGSRDAFMPGPQDAEPTLLDTGAHHDARNGAEDDTVRLENPAASEQTVVLGDTAASESTVVLGDTTPVPTTDPDQFWASPGADSATRPPKNATPPPSGDDSQEPPAVTGR comes from the coding sequence ATGAGTTTCGGTGAAGCCGTCAGCACATGCCTGCGCAAGTTCGCTGATCCGAATGGACGTGCCAGTCGGGCAGAGTTCTGGTATTTCTACCTGGCCCTGCTCCTGGGCAATGTGGGCGCCTTCCTGCTCGCGACGCTCGTCTCCATCGTGGTGCCGCCGGTGGGCGGAGGACTGTTCCTGCTCATCCTCGTGGCCAATGTGGTGAGCCTCATTCCGCTGCTGTGCGTGCAGGCCCGCCGCTTCCATGACCAGGACCTGTCGGGGGCGCTGGTGCTGCTCAACCTGTTCTTCCTGGTGATTCCGCTGGTCTTCATGTGCCTGGAGGGCACGCGCGGCCCCAACCGCCACGGCCCCGATCCACGATGGGGCGATGACGCGGGTTACGGGCCGGCGCTGTACGGCCCGGGGCAGGGCGGCTATGCACTGCCCGCCCCGGACGTCTCCTACGGACAGCCCGGATACGGCCCGCAGCCCGGTTACGGCCAACCGGACGCCCCGGGCTTCGGCCAGCAGGCCTATGGCCAGGGCTACGAGCAATCGACCTGGGGCCGGGCCGACTACGCCCAGCCGGGCTACGGCCACCAGCAGGCGGCCCCTGCCTGGCGTCCGGACGCCTCAGTGCCGCCGTCACCGGCCTTCGGCCAGCAGGGCGCCCAGCCCGATCCTGATGCGCGCAGCTACTACCCCGATGGTTCGCGCGATGTACCCGGCGAACCCTCCGCGGCACCGGCCGGCGGGCCCGATCCCGCACCCCACCAGTCCAGCCCGTTCCCCCCGGCGAGTTCTTACCCGACCGGCGGGAACGGCTACCCCGCCAGCCCCGTGCGCCCCGGCACCCAGGTGGGACCCCAGGCCCAGCCGACCCAGGAGCCCGCCGGTTCCCGCGACGCGTTCATGCCCGGCCCGCAGGACGCCGAGCCGACGCTGCTGGACACCGGTGCCCACCACGACGCACGCAATGGCGCCGAGGACGACACGGTTCGGCTGGAGAACCCGGCGGCGTCCGAACAGACCGTGGTGCTGGGCGACACGGCAGCGTCCGAAAGCACCGTCGTGCTGGGCGACACGACGCCCGTGCCGACCACTGACCCCGACCAGTTCTGGGCATCACCGGGCGCCGACAGCGCCACCCGTCCCCCGAAGAACGCCACCCCACCCCCATCCGGGGACGACTCGCAGGAGCCCCCCGCCGTCACCGGGCGGTGA
- a CDS encoding DUF805 domain-containing protein, producing MSPLEAIKSCFRNYVNPNGRSGRAEFWWFLFFILVVDSVLGLLAVLTGDHTTLADDGWFYAYMSHNVWFNALGWVFSLAMLLPFIMVQIRRFHDQDRSGWWLLLHFIPGFGNFIVLVFMAIGGTFGPNRYGPGRYDPRAAFDPDTPLTPTR from the coding sequence ATGAGTCCCCTCGAAGCGATCAAGAGCTGCTTCCGCAACTATGTGAACCCCAACGGACGATCCGGACGCGCCGAGTTCTGGTGGTTCCTGTTCTTCATCCTGGTGGTCGACTCCGTGTTGGGCCTGCTGGCGGTGCTCACCGGAGACCACACGACGCTGGCCGATGACGGCTGGTTCTACGCGTATATGTCACACAACGTCTGGTTCAACGCGCTGGGCTGGGTGTTCTCACTGGCGATGTTGCTGCCGTTCATCATGGTGCAGATCCGCCGCTTCCACGATCAGGACCGCAGCGGCTGGTGGTTGTTGCTGCACTTCATTCCCGGCTTCGGGAACTTCATCGTGCTGGTGTTCATGGCGATCGGGGGCACCTTCGGCCCCAACCGCTACGGGCCCGGACGCTATGACCCGCGGGCGGCCTTCGACCCCGACACACCGTTGACGCCGACCCGCTGA
- a CDS encoding M13 family metallopeptidase — protein sequence MGSLGQVSTPAFHFEDFDKSVAPTTDLFRHVNGTWLKNAVIPDDRSNWGAFAILRENSEKAVHEIVEGLEAGDDPTTEQAKIANLYASFMDEETIEALGVSPLAPILARVDAIASVADLASFWGWSVRHGINPLADFDNDSDPGNPNRYLMFVGQAGIGLPDEEYYRLPDHEDLRALYLAHIRKSFDLAGVADADGQATMAFELEKQIAACHWDKVRTRDMTQMYFPQTWDDFTAATPTLEWDSFLAGAELPREAVSEVVNAQRTFLGDVAKLVIPENLDRWRAWARWQVVSGLSPYLNRDLSAQSFEFYSKGLRGVPKQRARWKRGVSVTEGVLGEAIGKRYVAKHFPPETKAAADRLVRNLLEAYRASISTLDWMTEATRAEALDKLSKFRTKIGYPDKWRDYSALEIAPDDLLGNVLRAASFEFDHTIEQLSGPVDRDEWFMYPQTVNAYYHPLRNEIVFPAAILQPPFFNVDADDAVNYGGIGGVIGHEIGHGFDDQGSTCDGDGRLRNWWTDDDRKAFEDRTHALIAQYNELAPSVCPEVHVNGELTIGENIGDLGGLSIAYQAWLLSLGGVEPAPQDGYTAAQRLFLGWAQVWQDTTRPEQMRQSLAVDPHSPDEIRCNQVVRNISAFHEAFGTKPGDPMWLEPSDRVQIW from the coding sequence ATGGGTAGCCTTGGGCAGGTGAGCACTCCTGCATTCCATTTCGAGGATTTCGACAAGTCCGTCGCCCCCACCACCGACCTGTTCCGCCATGTCAATGGCACCTGGCTGAAGAACGCGGTGATCCCCGACGACCGCAGCAACTGGGGTGCGTTCGCCATCCTGCGCGAGAACTCCGAAAAGGCGGTGCACGAGATCGTCGAGGGCCTTGAGGCCGGCGATGATCCCACCACCGAACAGGCGAAGATCGCGAACCTGTACGCCTCGTTCATGGACGAGGAGACCATCGAGGCGCTCGGCGTCTCGCCCCTGGCACCGATCCTGGCGCGCGTCGACGCGATCGCCAGCGTCGCCGACCTGGCGTCGTTCTGGGGCTGGAGCGTGCGCCACGGCATCAACCCGCTCGCTGACTTCGACAACGATTCCGACCCGGGCAATCCGAACCGCTATCTCATGTTCGTGGGCCAGGCCGGCATCGGGCTGCCCGACGAGGAGTACTACCGCCTGCCCGACCACGAGGACCTGCGGGCGCTGTACCTGGCGCACATCCGCAAGAGCTTCGACCTCGCCGGCGTGGCCGACGCCGACGGCCAGGCGACGATGGCCTTCGAGCTGGAGAAGCAGATCGCGGCCTGCCACTGGGACAAGGTGCGCACCCGCGACATGACCCAGATGTACTTCCCGCAGACCTGGGACGACTTCACCGCCGCCACCCCCACCCTGGAATGGGATTCCTTCCTGGCCGGCGCGGAACTCCCGCGCGAGGCCGTCAGCGAGGTGGTCAACGCACAGCGCACCTTCCTGGGCGACGTCGCCAAGCTCGTGATCCCCGAGAACCTCGACCGCTGGCGGGCCTGGGCGCGCTGGCAGGTGGTCAGTGGCCTGTCGCCCTATCTGAATCGCGACCTGAGCGCGCAGAGCTTCGAGTTCTATTCGAAGGGGCTGCGGGGCGTCCCCAAGCAGCGTGCCCGCTGGAAGCGCGGCGTCTCGGTGACCGAGGGCGTGCTGGGTGAGGCCATCGGCAAGCGCTATGTGGCCAAGCACTTCCCGCCGGAGACCAAGGCTGCGGCCGATCGGCTCGTGCGCAACCTGCTGGAGGCCTATCGGGCGTCGATCAGCACCCTGGACTGGATGACCGAGGCCACCCGCGCCGAGGCGCTGGACAAGCTGTCGAAGTTCCGCACCAAGATCGGGTATCCCGACAAGTGGCGCGACTACTCGGCGCTGGAGATCGCCCCCGATGACCTGCTCGGCAATGTGCTGCGGGCCGCTTCCTTCGAATTCGACCACACCATCGAGCAGCTCTCCGGGCCCGTGGATCGCGACGAGTGGTTCATGTATCCCCAGACGGTGAACGCCTACTACCATCCGCTGCGCAACGAGATCGTCTTCCCGGCCGCGATCCTGCAGCCCCCGTTCTTCAACGTGGATGCCGACGATGCGGTGAACTACGGCGGCATCGGCGGGGTGATCGGCCACGAGATCGGCCATGGCTTCGACGACCAGGGCTCCACCTGCGACGGTGACGGACGACTGCGCAACTGGTGGACCGACGACGACCGCAAGGCCTTCGAGGACCGCACGCATGCGCTCATCGCCCAGTACAACGAGCTGGCGCCCTCGGTGTGCCCCGAGGTACATGTCAATGGCGAGCTGACGATCGGGGAGAACATCGGCGACCTGGGCGGCCTGTCCATCGCCTATCAGGCCTGGTTGCTCTCGTTGGGTGGCGTCGAGCCGGCGCCCCAGGACGGCTATACGGCCGCCCAGCGCCTCTTCCTGGGCTGGGCCCAGGTGTGGCAGGACACCACCAGGCCCGAGCAGATGCGCCAATCGCTGGCCGTTGACCCGCACTCCCCCGACGAGATCCGCTGCAACCAGGTGGTGCGCAATATCTCGGCCTTCCACGAGGCCTTCGGCACCAAGCCGGGAGATCCCATGTGGCTGGAGCCGAGTGACCGCGTGCAGATTTGGTAG